The Triticum urartu cultivar G1812 chromosome 6, Tu2.1, whole genome shotgun sequence genome includes the window aaaagatgaagagatttttgaggggatcattgagccgaagctcgaaggataaacaaagtgaagagaacaagaagcccaagtataatctccctcgcaccgcggaggttcggccgtgtgaatggccttgtgatgatttcttgagagcagccgggatctATGATGACTTCTATGAGTTGGCTGAGAATGcgggcctcaccgccttcctccatgaccaacgtgaatagtatctcttactcaccaatatctttgtgcaaaactttcatttccatgctaggagctcaccacctacggtggaattttatttatatgatgagcataaggagatgtcacttcatgatttttgtcgggtttgtttgataccttttgagggcagtgtagaggaaccacattgtgacgatgtggaagggtttattgatacaattgttgtaggggaaatgaggaaagtttctgatgcaagaattactagcatacattttcctacTTTATGTTACTTCaaaatatttgctagtagatgcttaattggtcgcggaaactgtggcaaccttagtgcccttgatattgttattttgtgccatgccttgttccgtgGTGACACAATTAGTATGGGCGCTATcgttgcaaagcggttaaatcttaaccgtactaagggccccgtccttggaggcacCTTCGCCTCGCACCTcactgcacactttaacatacctattaggcattatgagaaggaagagaagttgctgcctcctgtttttctatactataagagtatggtaacacatgattttatcgttaagaataaggaaaagatgcttaagtacaagctgatatttgataaaaaaaatcaccctgagactattactttgcctgctccttccttgtttgacttatctgcaggcaagtaccttgctccgccggaggccattcacgcctactgaaaccccacaccagctacagagccagagccggaaccacaattagatcctcaccggcagtctgtttatcagtggaatccggaagagatcgccaaccagtggcaccagggggattcttctcagtacgaccccaactattactttggaaatctgccaggccagccatggccatagaccaacttaggccaaaagcctaagcttgggggagtacgtatttctcaccgatattacatttatgttcacacactcatgctagttgtcggtgctcatactttttcactgtatcatccatgctagtttattttccctttttatgctttcttcttgtgtgtttgataaaccttaagaaaaaacaaaaaaatagttgtagctttttagctagtttactttccatgcctgtagtagtagtaattaaaaagaaaacccaaaaagatttcgcgttcttcttttgcttgttgggagctttcccgtgtaaatagttttatttcttttctttttctttgggggttgagaggagaataccatgattaaaatgttgagtggctctcatatgcattattgttgatctaacaaagagcccatattaccttgtcttctctcttgaattgaatgcttgcagattccagcttagtccaatgcatgtgcactattattattatccacactattcggtcgtgcaagtcaaaggcaataatgatgattatatgatgaactgattgagatgagaaaagccggtatgaactcgacctatcttgtttttgtaaatatgattagttcatcgttcctgatccagcctattatgaataaacatgtttgcaatgacaattagagattgtagttgcttatgccatgcttaattagctaggatcttataatggtttaccttgcatgccaacatgctattaaaatggttgtgatgtggtatgatagggtggtatcctcttttgaacgattcgagtgtcttgacttggcacatgttcacgcatgtagttgaaacaaaatcaacatagcctctacgatatttatgttcatggtgcattatatcctactcatgcttgcattcggtgttgattaattttaatgcatgttcatgattgttgtcgctctctagctggtcacttctcagtcttttgctagccttcacttgtactaagcgggaatactgcttgtgcatccaactccataaaccccaaagttattccatatgagtccaccatatctacctatatacggtatctacctgtcgttccaagtaaatttttatgtgccaaactctaaaccttcaaataaacattttgttttgtatgctcgaatagctcatgtatcaactagtgttgtctgtatcttccatgctaggcgggttattctcaagaggagtggactccgctcctcactcacgagaacatggctggtcaccgggatgcccagtcccatgctttatgcaaatcaaatcaaaataactgcaaacaaaactcccccaagattgttgttagttggaggcactcgttgttttgagcaagccatggattgatgcttgttggtggagggggagtataaactttaccattctgtttgggaaccacctataatgtgtgtagcatggaatatatcgagatctctcggttgttatgttgatgATGAAAGTATAcggctcaaaatattattcatatctatttcaaaaccgagctctgacacctctacaaatccctgcttccctctgcgaagggcctatctatttacttttatgttgagtcatcatcctcttattaaaaagcaccagttggagagcaccgttatcatttgcatccattactgttagcttacattgagtatgacttgactggatctcttttaccatgaattacaatttctagtcaatccttgatctttaaaggtgctctacatttatgttttgtggtctcggaaagggctagcgagataccatcttgtcatatcatattatgattgttttgaaaaagtgttgtcattctagatttattattattgctcgctagttgattatgtcattgatatgagtaaacatgagacctaagtgttattgtgaatatggttagttcataatctttgctgaaaacttgaatgttgtcTTTACATAtgtacaacaacaagagcaaacagagtttgtaaaagtttttctttatcactttcagtttatcaactgaattgcttgaggacaagcaaaggtttaagcttgggggagttgatacgtctccatcgtatctacttttctaaacacttttgcccttgttttggactctaacttgcatgatttgaatggaactaacccggattgaccctgttttcagcagaattgcaatggtgttatttttgtgcagaaataaaagttctcggaatgacttgaaaatcaacggagaattattttggaatatacaAAAATACTGGAAGAATAATCCACGTCacgggggcctccacctgtccacgagggtgggggcgcgcccagggggcaggcgcgcccccctgcctcgtggtccccctgacgctccaccgacctcaaccttgactccatatattcactttcggggagaaaaaatcagagagaaggattcatcccgttttacgatacggagccgccgtcaagccctaaactctctcgggagggctgatctggagtccgttcgaggctccggagaggggaatccgtcgccgtcgtcatcatcaaccatcctccatcaccaatttcatgatgctcaccgccgtgcgtgagtaattccatcataggcttgctggacggtgatgggttggatgagatttatcatgtaatcgagttagttttgttagggtttgatccctagtatccactatgttttgagattgatgttgctatgaaattgctatgcttaatgcttgtcactagggcccgagtgccatgatttcagatctgaacctattatgttttcatcaatatatgagagttcttgatcctatcttgcaggtctatagtcacctattatgtattatgatccgttaacccgaagtgacaataatcgggatacttaccggtgatgactgtagtttgaggagttcatgtattcactatgtgttaatgctttggtccggtactctattaaaagggggccttaatatcccttagtttccaataggaccccgctgccacgggagggtaggacaaatgatgtcatgcaagttctttccgtaagcacgtatgactatattcggaatacatgcctacattacattgatgaactggagctagttccgtgtcaccctaggttatgactgttacatgatcgatcgcatccgacataattctctatcaccgatccattacctacaagcttttccatatattgttcttcgcttttttacttttccgttgctactgttataatcactacaaaacccaaaaatattacttttgctatcgttaccttttgccaccgttaccactactatcatattactttgctactaaacactttgatgcagatattaagtttccaggtatggttgaattaacaactcagctgctaatactggagaatattctttgtctccccttgtgtcgaatcaataaatttgggttgaatactctacgctcgaaaactattgcgatccactatacttgtgggttatcaggcacccgttgtttcggacaagccatggattgatgtttgttcgtgatagggggagtataaactttaccattctgcttgggaaccgcctataatgtgtgtagcatggaagatatcgagatctctcgattgttatgttgacaatgaaagtataccactcaaaatattattcatctctatttcaaaatcgagctctggcacctctacaaatccctgcttccctctgagaaggacctatctatttacttttatgttgagtcatcatcctcttattaaaaagcaccagttggagagcactgctgtcatttgcatgtattactattagtttacattgagtatgactgtgactggatctcttttaccatgaattacaatgtttagtcagtccttgatcttcagaggtgctctgcatttatgttttgcggtctcagaaagggctagcgagataccatcttgttatatcatattatgattgttttcagaaagtgttttcatccgagatttactattattgctcgctagttgattatgccattgatatgagtaaacatgagacctaaatgttattgtgaatatggttagttcataatctttgctaaaaacttgaatgctggctttacatatttacaaaaacaagatcaaacaaagtttgtagaagtatttctttatcacttttagtttgtcgactgaattgcttgaggacaagcaaaggtttaagcttgggggagttgatacgtctccatcgtatctaattttccaaacacttttgaccttgttttagactctaacttgcatgatttgaatggaactaacccggactgacgttgttttcagcagaattgccatggtgttatttttgtgcagaaataaaagttctcggaatgacctgaaacttcacggagaatatttttggaatttatagaaaatactggcgaaagaatcaacgtcagggggcccacaccctgtccatgagggtgggggcgcgtccACCCCCAGAATTGCCATGATGATATATATGGAGCCTCCTAGCCTCCTCTCTTGATGGGCTTCATCCAAGGGCTCTCAATGAGCCAAATCCTCTCCCAATCTCTTCTTTACGAGACAAGGATCTCGTGGGATCGAACGGGGACGAAATCAGTGAAGAATCCCGTTTAGAAGGGAAACTTTCAGAGCTGTGTGCATAGCAAACGACCGCCTGTGGTCGTTCGAAAGGCCTTCTTTTGATCTGTTCTCCTCCGATAAAACACCATCAAATCTTCATACGAACTCAAAATTTGACATTCTTGGGCTCATTGGATTCGTACGAACGAGGCAGATCCACTTCTGGCCTTAGTCTTGATTTGGAGCACTTTGGAAAAAATGACTTCTTTCTGACCTTTGAAATGGCTAAGTCTGACCCCTTGCTGACTCCATATCGATCCCATCCTTGGTCATTTCATCGTTCTTGGTCCTAGGTTGCTCCAAAACACTTGTAGACATAAGAATACAAAGAAAACTAATAACAACTAAATAAAATACTAAATGTGCAATACTCATAATGAAAAGTGTAAATACTGGTAATCATCCATAATGGACAACTATTCAGTTCAATGGGACATAATATATTAAGAGAGCATGCAACAAATGAGCTCTAAAATGCGTAAACTATAGAGCCATCAGTGTTCTTGTCGTGTTTGTCTCTTGATTTTCTCTTTCCCCACCTCCAAGTGGGAAAAATCATGaactagggttccaccctacatcaccaATGCTCGCTATCTATGTGTCCACGTGCAGGATGACATGTGGACGTGTACCCATCATCGAGTGTTGATAAGTGCATAGCTATGGTGCGTGTGTGTGGAcgcgcgtgcgtgtgtgtgtaGGCTGCCATGTTGACGTGCAGGGTCGTCAGCTAGTGCAAACTAGGCACGTGTTTGTAGGTGATACATccccaatgtatctataattttgattgtttcatgctattaatTATATTACCAATCTTAGATACTTTTTAtgcaattttatatcatttttgaggactaacctattaactcagtgcacagtgccagttgttgtttttaaaattgtttttggcttttcagaaaatcagtaccaaatgaagtccaaacacgatgaaactttacggtgattttttCTGAACCAGAAGGAACCCTAGAACGTTCGGGAGGAGGCCAGAAGATCTACGTGAGAGCCATGAGCTCACACAGCGTGCCCCGGGGGGGCGCCGCCTGAGCTCGTATGTCCCACGTAGTCCGTTGACCTAATTCCAACGCTATAAATTCCCATAAATCCCCAAACCAACAGGGAACCACCTGAAACAATTTTTTCGCCGCCATAGTCTTCTGTTCTTCCAtaatcccatctggaggcctttttcggtactctgccggagggggaattaatcacggagggcttctacatcatccttgttgtaaatccaatgatgtctgagtagtttacaacagacctacgggtccatagatagtagctagatggcttcttctttctctCCGATCTTCAATACAATATTCTCTTCGGAGATCTATGATGTAATCTTCtcttgcggtgtgtttgttggaatctgatgaattgtgggtttatgatcagattattcattgaaagtaattgagtctttgctgaactttattatgcatgattgttatagttttgtatttctctcctatctatccatttggtttggccaattagattgatttatcttcagtgggagaggtgcttcgtagtgggttcaatcttgtggtgtcctcaccTCGTGACAGAatgggtagcgaggcacgtatgtgtattgttgccattaatgGTAAAACGACGGGATTCAATAATATTGCTTGGTTTTATtttgtctacattatgtcatcatacttcatgcattactctatttgttatgaacttaatacGTAGAGATGCAAGCATAGAAGCGCTCTCgaagtggagtaatagtagtagatgcagaatcgtattggtctacttatcacggacgtaatgcctatatacatgatcatttctatgaataacatcataactatgtgcttttctatcaattatCCACTTGTACTTTGTCTACCTACCGTATGCTATCTTtttgagagagaagcctctagtgaaaaccaTGACCCCTGTATCTACTTTTATCATATTATAAAaaacaaaaataccttgctgcagttTATTTACTTTTTAATTTACCATTATCAGATTTAATCCTTGCAAGTAACGagttcaagggattgacaaccctcttgtcCGCATCGGGTGTAAGTATTTGCTCTTGTGTGTGTACATAATGTTGACTAGGCATTTGCGTGGTTCTCATATTGattcgataaccttggttctcaTCGAGGGAAATACTAGCCGCTACTATATTTtttcgcccttcctcttcgggaaaaatCCCAACACAGCTGACAAGTAGCAGTAGGTATCAAATACTCCATCCGGATGGTAATATAGGTCGGACACAGAAATTTAGGCTATCAGTCTAACTAGCAATATGTATATATCTTTCCTACTTATAAAGATTGGAGTTGGTAGTGAATTAAGATGTAGGTccaatattttttttaaaaaaataaacaaaTACACGCATCCTCACATGTGAAACTAGCGATCTTTCAAGAGACGTATAAACAGATGTAATAAACAAATATACTATTTTTTTAACACAAAAGTGCGACTTCAACTCAAAATTGATCTTTGTTTTAGTTTTTCTTCCCACCTATTATGGTCATTTAAAATTCTCTGACATTGCATGCCTCTCAccgtattttttatatttttttaaatCATAAATCATGCAACGGCCACAAAGACACAGATGTTATTAGACCACCTCCTATGTCAATGGCTTCATGGCAACACACCGGGATCTTGCTAGTGCCACAAAAATTATAGGTTTGAATAATTTATTTGACAATGAATCTAGAAATATAATAATTTTTATGGTACTATTAAATCTGCCCATGCAATATATTAACTGCATGTAGATAGATAGGATATTGTTTGTGTATTAATTATGTAATTTGCGCTAGAATTGATATTTTGTATGATATTAACTACATGGTAAATGTGTTTTGCGTTCACCATCGAAGCAATGCGAGCCATTAAATTGACCAGGTTTGATGGCTGAGATTGATTGAATCTGCTGCCCTTTTAaatctttttatattggtataaaTACAACACATGTTTTGATAGTCAAATAGAGAAACTAAAAACTCGTGCCCGAGTTATACTCCCATCCGGAGAGAGTGATCGTTTTCTTAAGTGAGTAACATAAGGTCGACAATCCATAAAATATAATAAACTATTCTTCCTTCACACGTCCAACAACCCAAATAATATTAAATACAGTATAACATACTCCCTTCGTTCTAAAATATAAGAGCGTTCTGTatactagtgtagtgtcaaaaacgtttttatattatgaaacagagggagtagttcttTGTTTCAGCTGCAATTGCACTAATAATTATTTTCACACTATACGAAAACATAATTTCATTTGCAAGATAAACACAATTACATAAAAACCATTTTTGTATGTTTACAATGATGAATATCTAAAAAAATAAGTTTTTCTAATAAAATCGGATTTTATCAGTTTAATACCAGCATCTCTCGTTTAAGCGACCGCATGGGACATGTTCTTAGCAAACTCAAAATTCACATACAGTACTAAATTCGATCCCAATCCAATCGAATCAAATCCGGGCAAACTACTTGCACGTAAATGTGCCACTATCCTACATTATCCACTGTCGTCCCGTCCTATGCCATTGTGCTAATCTTCCGGGGCCGAAGATAATAACTACTCTACACAATTGGACCCAAACGGCAATGTTTGTTATACGGTCAGTGGGTAAGCGACCTACCGTATGGCCGTGTATCAATACCCGGACAGGGGGGGCGGTGGACCGATTCTTCTCTTCTTTAAAAGGCCTCCGAAAAATCTCCCCGTTTCCTCCCAGCGCTCCTCCCCTTCCATTCGAGGAAATCTTTTGTCGCGGGGTTCGATTCGCCTCTCGATTCAAGCCCAGGTTTTCCCATCAATTTGGGTTCCATTCTCGCGAAAGTTGGGAATTCGGAAGCATTTTCCGGTCGATTTGAGGCCGGCGGGGGTCGGAAGGTGCGACCCTTTGATCGAATAGCCCGCGCAAAGGCTTGTATTCGGCTGTAATTTAGCTCCGCATGTGTGATTCTTGATTTCTGCTCGCCCGGGTAGAAGGCCAATTGGCGGTTTCTTGGCTCCAATCCTACCTTCGCAGTTCGCTCGGCAAATCTGAGGCGCCGGGTGCTCCGTCTGCAAGGAGGGCTGCCATAATCCGCGCAATTTGGTCTTAGATGGGGACGGGATCGAGCATCCTTGGCGCGGATGCCGATTGGGGTGAGACGTCTCTCGGCGACATGCCGGAGAGCTGCGTGGCGGCGGTGCTGCTCAACCTTGACCCGCCGGAGATCTGCCAGGTAGCCTGCCTCAACCGCGCCTTCCGGGGCGCCGCATCCGCGGACTGCGTCTGGGCCGGCAAGCTGCCCGCTAACTACCGGTACCTTGCGGCCCTCGCAGCTGCCGCTGATGATGAGGGCGATGGTGACGGAGACGGCAATGTCAAGCCCTGCTCCCCTATATCGACTAAGAAGGGGATTTACGCGCGCCTGTGCCGACCTACTCCATTTGATGGCGgtacaaaggtagctcatttaaCTATAATCTTTTATGGCAGCTGATCGTATGCGTAGATGATTAATTGAGCAGATATAGTGTTTAATACTGGAAACTGGAGAGGATTTCTATTTCCTTTTTTGTTCATGTTTGATTGATTTGGCTGTAGTTCTGTTCATGGACCCTTCTTGCTTGGAATGAATTCTTCTGCTTAAAAGGCAACCATGCTGTGATTTGCAGGAATTCTGGATCGAGAAGAACAAGGGAGGCCTTTGTATGTCCATCTCCTCAAAAGCGATGGCCATCACAGGTATAGATGACCGAAGATATTGGAGCCACCTTGTCACAGAGGAATCAAGGTATGTTCTTCCTCTTGCTGACCTTTTTCTCTGTATACATTTTATCTCTGAGATGTGATTTCCAATAGTTACCATTGAAGAAACCATCTCAGCAGTTGGTTTTCTGATTCAGGTTTAAAGCTGTATGCACTGGAGTATCGCTGACATGTTCTTTCCTAACTCCTAAAGAATAAACTCTATTTTGCATACTGTTTTTACTTCAttgttgtttttcttttctttcttaaCTCTATTTTAACTAATGTATACCCTTTAATATGATTATAGAATGTTGTAGTTCTCTGTAGCTGGTTAGGCTATTGCATAATTTCATGGTATACTTAGTTGATGAGAGCCATTTTTTCAAATTAGACAAATCATTTTATAGCCAGCAGTTAACCTCACATTGCCTAAATGTTGCTGTTTTTGCAAGCTACTTGATTCCATTCATTGGGATGTTAACCTTGTATTAGCATAAACTAGATGTTAGTCAAGTGAAATATGCAACACTATTAATTCAGGAGATAGTGATCAGTGAGAATGAAAACATTTCCTTTGACACGGATCTACTATGATGTAAGAAAGGTTAAAATGAATGTTCATATTTGCTCTGTAGGGCTGGAAATTCCCGTATTAATCAGCTAAGAAGAGAACAACATACTATAAAAAGAAATTCCCACATTAACCGACTACAAACAAAGATAGATCAATAGAAGAGGTTCTCTGAAAGGAAAAGAAATATTGGAAAATATATGGTGGCCTGGTGGGAATAGAATTATTTTATGAAAGAACCTTCGTGCCTTGAGCGTATGGAATATGGAGAGTGAATAATCTAAGTGAGACATGGTCACACATTAGAGGGGGAAATTTTGGATGCATTTATAAGGTATTTGAAGACATAGTTTACTTTTgcattttaaaatttgaatacaTGTATATTGCCTTAAAAGAGTATTTATCCCTTTGTCTCAAAGTTGTTTAATTTTGATGTACATTGTAGCAATTTGTGTTACTTTGTACTGGCATTACTTTTTTCATAAGTGAGCTATTTGTCAAGTATGTTTCTAAGTTCTAACTGGAAGTGCTTATCTTGGAGTGTACCTAGTATTCCATTATAAAGCGTTGTATGTACTGTTGTTTTCTTGCATATAGTCAGCCATATACTGGGTTTAGGGTTATCAGCTTCAGAGATTGTGACTTATGAAACGCTTGATTAAAAGTTCTGCTGTTAGGTTATTAGTTCATCTTTCATGATATATTTTTGGTACAAACTGTACCTTTCCTACATATTATACTTTTGCTGAGTTTCTTCCGTGTGCTATTTCAGATTCCATAGTGTTGCCTATCTTCAGCAAATTTGGTGGCTTGAAGTGGGTGGGGAGCTTGATTTCTGCTTCCCTGCAGGTTCATACAGCCTGTTTTTCCGTCTTCACCTGGGTCGAGCGCACAGACGCATGGGTCGCCGGGTTTGTGGAACTGAGCTCATTCATGGGTGGGATGCCAGACCCACGCGGTTCCAGCTCTCAACATCGGACGAACAGCAGGCTACATCGGAGTATTATCTAGATGGACCGGGAAGCTGGATTCTCTACCATGTCGGTGATTTTGTCATCTCGAACTCGGATGAGCTGACCAGCCTGAAGTATTCAATGATGCAGATTGACTGCACCCATACTAAAGGTGGTTTATGCGTTGATTCGGTTGCCATATACCCGAAAGGGTATCGGCGCGAGAACATGAACATGGTCTACATGTGATGAGATTTTGCAGAGTGGTTGCGGTGCTGCAGCGACGCGAGGCAATTCAGAGGGAGATGGCTAGTATTTTTCCTGTCCATTCTTATCTGAAGGTCCTTGTATATatcattttctttcttcttcctttctGATGAGAGTTTTGCATTTTGTTCTGTATTCTTTGTAGTGTTAGTTACACAGCTAGGGAGGTAGGGGAGATCTAGAAGCAGGTTAACTTGACATGCTATTTGCGGAGTGCACAGTACTAGTCGTGTAATAAGCGGTCAATACCATCTTCATGTGTAATTTTCATCAGCATACTGATGTTTGGCGAGCTGGGTGTTCCTCTCTGCGTCGCCCTATGATTATAACTAATTTCTTCTTCTTGACCATTTGGGTGTTCCAGCCCTTCGTTTGTTTTCATGTGTCAGCTTGAATGTATGGGAATGATACTCTCGGGGT containing:
- the LOC125514090 gene encoding F-box protein PP2-A13-like isoform X2; this encodes MGTGSSILGADADWGETSLGDMPESCVAAVLLNLDPPEICQVACLNRAFRGAASADCVWAGKLPANYRYLAALAAAADDEGDGDGDGNVKPCSPISTKKGIYARLCRPTPFDGGTKEFWIEKNKGGLCMSISSKAMAITGIDDRRYWSHLVTEESRFKAVCTGVSLTCSFLTPKE
- the LOC125514090 gene encoding F-box protein PP2-A13-like isoform X1, whose translation is MGTGSSILGADADWGETSLGDMPESCVAAVLLNLDPPEICQVACLNRAFRGAASADCVWAGKLPANYRYLAALAAAADDEGDGDGDGNVKPCSPISTKKGIYARLCRPTPFDGGTKEFWIEKNKGGLCMSISSKAMAITGIDDRRYWSHLVTEESRFHSVAYLQQIWWLEVGGELDFCFPAGSYSLFFRLHLGRAHRRMGRRVCGTELIHGWDARPTRFQLSTSDEQQATSEYYLDGPGSWILYHVGDFVISNSDELTSLKYSMMQIDCTHTKGGLCVDSVAIYPKGYRRENMNMVYM